The proteins below come from a single Dinghuibacter silviterrae genomic window:
- a CDS encoding phage holin family protein, whose translation MVKFILKIFFTAAVILGLARLLPGVKIDSYWTAIIVALVLAVLNAFIRPILIFLTLPATLVTFGLFLFVINAGIILLDAYFVHGFHIDNFWWALVFSILLSVILSFFDGLEKQQEHKSE comes from the coding sequence ATGGTGAAGTTCATTCTCAAGATATTCTTCACGGCAGCGGTGATCCTCGGGTTGGCGCGTTTGCTACCGGGGGTCAAAATCGACTCCTACTGGACGGCCATCATAGTGGCGCTGGTCCTGGCCGTGTTGAATGCATTTATCCGTCCCATTTTGATCTTCCTCACCCTTCCGGCGACCCTGGTCACCTTTGGTTTGTTCCTCTTCGTCATCAACGCCGGCATCATATTGCTCGACGCCTATTTTGTACACGGCTTCCATATTGATAATTTTTGGTGGGCCCTCGTCTTCAGTATTTTGCTGTCGGTGATTCTGTCGTTTTTCGACGGGTTGGAGAAGCAGCAGGAACACAAGTCGGAATAG